From the genome of Lutzomyia longipalpis isolate SR_M1_2022 chromosome 2, ASM2433408v1, one region includes:
- the LOC129790869 gene encoding uncharacterized protein LOC129790869 has protein sequence MEYYVILQFKFGDDDHETKFCVVSGRSIANIGEVNPETCRPGMEVNFKIADVLVAGVVVDISDDFKYIEDQSVLLHRNIVNQRMRRPEAIEQQKGPVIDEDVAVADPEATIRPEEHLMEDDAKNADEDEPDVVMQTPQENQSVREEIEEPTQAIRYDPLTSAQVQTANYFMRLLLVQCNSNGIRRLLKIIISKQNSTVKKILSLKRKAQLLNAKAREMEEKKRNTVEIPTGAVLLNLPQVESDSNENVVLVEIEPNQEEQETSNVVPIAAEESEPGRSRKTLRSETSAVESKENTSPNAKRFKAAEVPNDVKKSSTTPQLPTAYQREEDIVIGSNGTKINAVFARGLDWDNDYIAIRRVAVKVFGKKTLATHSLSGKRSPAFPDRAAKPPLDPRKVDDIIEYAMRNADILASAVRRILTAKCADENKMQKNNTSSKSSKKGKKSKASSPADEPRAGSSNTSNSSNTDKSSNADKVDARDSSSPGARPDLNMSFKKRIMKNFQAECNKSRNKHK, from the exons ATGGAGTATTACgtaattcttcaatttaaatttggTGATGACGACCATGAGACGAAGTTCTGTGTTGTTAGCGGTCGCAGTATTGCGAATATTGGCGAGGTCAATCCTGAAACTTGTCGGCCGGGCATggaagttaattttaaaatagcaGATGTGCTTGTAGCGGGAGTCGTGGTGGATATATCGGATGATTTTAAATACATCGAGGACCAATCTGTCTTACTTCACCGTAATATTGTTAACCAGCGAATGAGAAG GCCCGAAGCAATTGAGCAACAGAAAGGACCAGTAATAGATGAAGACGTAGCCGTAGCTGATCCAGAGGCAACCATTAGACCAGAAGAGCACCTAATGGAGGATGACGCTAAGAATGCTGATGAAGATGAACCAGACGTGGTCATGCAGACACCACAGGAAAATCAATCAGTTCGCGAAGAAATTGAGGAACCGACACAGGCAATACGCTATGATCCTTTGACTTCCGCACAAGTTCAAACAGCCAATTATTTTATGCGATTGCTCTTGGTTCAATGCAATAGTAACGGTATAAGGCGacttcttaaaattattatttccaaACAAAATTCTACAGTGAAGAAGATCCTTAGCTTGAAGCGCAAAGCGCAATTGCTTAATGCAAAAGCCCgtgaaatggaagaaaagaagCGGAATACTGTAGAAATTCCTACAGGCGCCGTCCTCCTTAACTTGCCTCAAGTTGAATCCGATTCCAATGAGAATGTGGTTCTGGTGGAAATCGAACCTAATCAAGAAGAACAGGAGACAAGTAATGTCGTTCCCATTGCTGCAGAGGAAAGTGAGCCCGGCCGTTCCCGCAAAACACTGAGGAGTGAAACATCGGCAGTAGAAAGTAAAGAGAACACCTCGCCAAATGCAAAACGCTTCAAGGCAGCCGAGGTACCCAATGACGTTAAAAAGAGCTCCACAACTCCTCAATTACCGACGGCTTACCAACGTGAGGAGGACATCGTCATCGGATCAAATGGAACGAAAATTAATGCCGTGTTTGCTAGAGGTCTAGACTGGGACAATGACTACATTGCCATACGACGTGTCGCCGTTAAAGTTTTTGGCAAAAAGACTTTGGCAACACACTCGCTCTCAGGAAAGCGATCACCTG ctTTTCCGGATCGTGCAGCGAAGCCACCGTTGGATCCGCGCAAAGTTGATGACATTATTGAGTACGCCATGAGGAACGCCGATATACTTGCGTCCGCTGTAAGGCGCATACTTACGGCTAAGTGTGCTGATGAGAATAAGATGCAGAAGAATAATACGTCGTCGAAGTCATCAAAGAAAGGCAAGAAAAGTAAGGCGAGTAGTCCAGCAGATGAACCACGTGCTGGTTCTAGCAATACCAGTAACTCCTCCAACACCGATAAATCTAGCAACGCTGATAAAGTGGACGCACGTGATAGCAGCAGCCCCGGCGCTAGGCCAGATCTGAACATGAGCTTTAAGAAGCGCATCATGAAGAACTTCCAGGCTGAGTGCAACAAGTCCCGCAACAAACATAAATAA
- the LOC129790913 gene encoding 40-kDa huntingtin-associated protein yields MSTNFPDDLLGQYKALSTKLKKAEKAVFKRFGPNLLEVSEEFQSLAGSFYTGFLPEYSALCWLAVAKCEGLIGNGVTEVDALLKAAKAFVEAHENLEKLNVLSNAGEHLEGALRCYNQALGCLSEDSAMRAAIIRDIKRIKPNAENTSNFNSPSHRIFDLETAAKESIQAGDFVSALEKLTEICDDVGERRVEALYGSVLTRTEISRLLLLLLLELPPARQSPSHIKLLERYTSTESCWSEAENLPIGMDQELFLHLQGLAVACQTKDIEAIRASRNDIINFRAISLEQSILLQRILVRFEDSANTCRG; encoded by the exons ATGTCAACAAATTTCCCGGATGATCTCCTGGGGCAGTACAAGGCGCTTTCCACGAAACTAAAAAAGGCGGAAAAGGCAGTTTTTAA GCGCTTTGGACCAAATCTCCTGGAAGTATCTGAGGAGTTTCAATCCTTAGCCGGGAGCTTTTACACAGGCTTCCTGCCAGAGTATTCTGCACTATGCTGGCTGGCCGTGGCCAAGTGTGAGGGTTTAATCGGAAATGGGGTGACGGAAGTGGATGCTCTGCTAAAAGCCGCAAAAGCCTTTGTGGAAGCTcatgaaaatttggaaaagCTGAATGTGCTCTCAAATGCCGGGGAGCACCTCGAAGGGGCATTGAGGTGCTACAATCAAGCACTTGGATGCCTCAGTGAGGATTCCGCAATGAGAGCAGCCATCATTCGGGATATAAAGCGAATTAAACCAAATGCAGAGAATACCAGTAACTTCAATTCCCCATCCCATAGGATCTTTGACTTGGAAACAGCAGCCAAGGAGAGCATCCAGGCGGGGGATTTTGTGTCAGCTCTGGAGAAATTGACGGAAATCTGTGATGATGTTGGAGAAAGGAGAGTCGAAGCTCTGTACGGGAGTGTCCTGACACGAACAGAGATCTCTCgattgctgctgctgctactCCTCGAGCTTCCACCTGCTAGACAGTCACCTTCACACATTAAACTCCTCGAAAGGTACACCAGCACTGAGTCATGCTGGTCAGAAGCTGAAAATCTACCCATTGGAATGGATCAGGAACTTTTTCTGCATCTCCAGGGTCTCGCTGTAGCGTGCCAGACCAAAGACATCGAAGCTATTCGTGCCTCCAGAAATGACATTATTAATTTCCGTGCAATTTCACTGGAACAATCTATTCTCCTTCAGCGAATCCTCGTGAGATTTGAGGATTCCGCGAATACATGCAGAGGCTAA
- the LOC129790885 gene encoding dynein regulatory complex subunit 4: MTREQLEAFAHRLRNEMEREREERNFFQVERDKLRTFWEITRNQLEEARAIIRNKDREVEMAQEMAEVDIKHVTQQIKHLQYENKIHLGEMKAEYMTQLKMAQEDHGKQEQELLKDKRELRRLLREKEESTELQIQQLKLSHSEGLSEERSRYERELKELLVHQEAKMDRFMQECSVKNRMEVAEVEERKNTQISRLIEAHDRAYQELKMYYNDITLNNLALISSLKEQMEELRQQSEKNERTVGEVTAENKRLVEPLQQAKTELAELRKKLENYDRDRSALSRSKTRCKTAEKKLNDHKWENEEIKMRLEAVTEERDSLRSKFEEAVLELQQKAGLKNVLLERKICMMEQETEKREAVLGEVLSVAGMEPQALSIRVEKLIQIKTDKIQDLQFELIKITKKFNELLKYFQHRMESLGVGLSGEELEFQPLKVPDYKLSGHSAIKYL; this comes from the exons ATGACCAGAGAACAGCTGGAGGCATTTGCACATCGTCTCCGCAATGAGATGGAACGCGAGCGCGAGGAGAGGAACTTCTTCCAGGTGGAGCGTGACAAATTGCGCACGTTCTGGGAGATTACGCGCAATCAATTAG AGGAAGCCCGCGCAATAATTCGCAATAAAGATCGCGAGGTGGAGATGGCCCAGGAAATGGCTGAAGTGGACATCAAGCACGTGACACAGCAGATAAAGCATCTTCagtatgaaaataaaatccatcTCGGGGAAATGAAGGCTGAGTACATGACACAGTTGAAGATGGCCCAGGAAGATCATGGGAAGCAAGAACAGGAACTCCTCAAGGATAAACGTGAACTTCGACGACTTCTCCGTGAGAAAGAAGAGAGTACCGAGTTGCAGATTCAGCAGCTAAAATTGAGTCACAGCGAGGGGCTCAGTGAGGAGAGGAGTCGCTACGAGAGGGAACTGAAGGAGCTTTTGGTGCATCAGGAAGCCAAAATGGATCGTTTTATGCAGGAATGTAGCGTGAAGAATCGCATGGAAGTTGCTGAGGTGGAAGAGCGAAAAAACACCCAAATCTCGCGGCTCATTGAGGCTCACGATCGTGCATATCAGGAGCTGAAGATGTACTACAATGACATCACTCTCAACAACCTAGCCCTGATCAGTAGTCTCAAGGAGCAAATGGAGGAGTTAAGGCAGCAATCTGAGAAAAATGAGCGCACTGTGGGGGAAGTTACAGCGGAAAATAAGCGTCTTGTTGAGCCACTGCAGCAAGCTAAGACTGAACTTGCGGAACTCCGGAAGAAACTTGAGAACTACGACCGAGACAGGAGTGCACTGTCTCGTTCCAAGACACGCTGCAAGACGGCCGAGAAGAAACTGAATGATCACAAGTGGGAGAATGAGGAGATAAAGATGCGCCTTGAAGCTGTAACCGAAGAACGAGATAGTCTTCGAAGTAAATTTGAAGAAGCTGTGCTGGAACTTCAGCAAAAAGCTGGACTCAAGAATGTTCTGCTCGAAAGGAAGATCTGCATGATGGAACAGGAAACTGAGAAGAGAGAAGCTGTCCTTGGAGAG GTTCTGTCTGTGGCAGGAATGGAGCCTCAAGCTTTAAGTATTCgagttgaaaaattgattcaaatcAAGACGGACAAAATTCAGGATCTCCAATTTGAGCTTATAAAGAtcacaaagaaattcaatgaactattgaaatattttcagcaTAGAATGGAATCTTTGGGGGTAGGACTATCTGGGGAAGAGCTAGAATTTCAACCACTCAAAGTACCAGACTACAAATTATCCGGCCATTCTGCCATCAAATAcctctga